Part of the bacterium genome, CGATGCCGCGCCGCAGGAGCGCGTTTGCCTGAACTGCGGGGCCGAGCTCCGCGGACGCTATTGCCACGAGTGCGGGCAGGCCGAGCAGGACCAGCGGCTGCCGCTGAAGGCGCTGGCCCACGTCGTCGTGCACGAGGTCGCGCACGTGGACCACAAGATCCTGCACACGCTGCGGCTGCTCGTCTGCCGCCCCGGCGCGCTGACCGAGGACTTCCTCGCCG contains:
- a CDS encoding DUF3667 domain-containing protein, translating into MKTDAAPQERVCLNCGAELRGRYCHECGQAEQDQRLPLKALAHVVVHEVAHVDHKILHTLRLLVCRPGALTEDFLA